Genomic window (Oryza sativa Japonica Group chromosome 3, ASM3414082v1):
TGTTAGTAAATCTTAAAATCTGTGCGTATACGCGTATGATTTTCAAACAGCttatctgaagttctgaacatCCCGGTCACTTGAAATCACCAAGAAACTTCTGCCAAAGCTGTAAACCTCTACAGGAAGCCATCTACAGTAGCTGCTAGCGGTCGGTTGACAGCATCACGAAGTCACACCCCACAAAACCCAAATTAAGCAAAGAATCTGCAAGAAACACACGGCGAAACTTTCTGAACCGCTTGTATGCTATTGTTTCCCGTGGATTGCCACGAACTTCCATAGCTCTTGCTGTCCATCACGGATAGCTTAGCTCATGCCTATATATGACGGACAAACTGAACAGGATGAATTAACTTCAATTCAAAGCTAGAACACAACACAAACACATCGCAAaagtaaacaaaaaaaaattactactcAAACATGTCGCAGTTTGTGGCGACGTTCGAGTACTGCAGCCTGGCCGTGTCGGTGTCGTCTCTCCTGATCAGGTTCGTCCTCCACCCGCTCGTCAGGGACGCCATCATCCTCGTCATGTCCAGAGCTGGCGCGAGCTCCCTCTCCTGCgccctcctcggcctcctcgcgcACGACGACAGCGCCCTCTTCGCCGCCGACGATCGCTGCGCCGGCGCCGTAGCCGTCGTCGAGCCACCGCCTCCGCTGAGGCGGGAATGCGAGCTGTGCGCTCGTaggggcggcgccgggctgTCGCGCCACGACGTCGCGGCGGTCGTGGCGAGCCTCggcatggtcgccgccggcgaagatgacgacgacgacgacgaggcgtgcGGCGTgtgcgaggcggtggcggcggtggaggagatggcggaggggAAGGTGGCCGGGGAGGGCGAGCTGCGGGAGGCGTTCTACGTGTTCGATCGCGACGAGGACGGGTACGTGAGCGCGGCGGAGCTGTGGAACGTGATGCGGAGGCTGGGCATTGAGGAGGGCGCGCGGTACGGCGACTGCGTCAGGATGATCGCGGcgtacgacggcgacggcgatggccggaTCAGCTTCCAGGAGTTCAGAGCCATGATGGAGAACGCGGTTTAGACGTACTTGACGGTCCGGAGTTCATACCTCCTACTACTACATTGTATTTAGAGATTTAACGGATACTATTTCAGCGTTCCAGATGGTAAAATGTTTAATTACGACAAGTTTTGTTGAATTAAGCTCggatatgaaaaagaaaaaaaaatcaaacgtgGCTTAATTACAGTATGTCCTGTTGTTTTGCTTTTGTCAGTTCTTTTTCTTCAGCACCAGGCTTCGTCAGTAATTTCCGTCGAGGCCAAAATCGTCTTCAGCAGCCTGTTTTGTTAGCTTtgccttttcttctttcttctttctctttttttttggccatGTTTCTTCCTTCTCTTGCTTTGCTCCCTATCGCgttccttttttcttctttccattCTCGTGACTATTTTCATATCAGATGAATTAATAGCAGTTCAATGTTTGTCGACGGATACCCGtaaaccggatatagagggtattggggtacgctggtaagATGATCTACAtggtacgacatcaagcaaacaaaggacaaggattatactggttcaggccccttggtaggtaatagccctaatccagttggtatgggattatatgatggaaaccacatattacaaagggaataacagaactcgatgatatcggcgagaccgtagtcgagttggttcgactagatctcccggcgactgggctcctgtaggctccgacttcgtaggatGTGGTGGATATGTTGGTGGTGGGATTCGATGCCTTAGATCCtacccagggggtcccttttataccgcgggtcagttaatctccaagtaggactcggagatatcggacccctcacgatatggtaaagaCCCAGTTTCGTACGAGTAAGACTCCTTCCGTCCGCAGATCCTGCATCAATTacgtgatagatttccttaacgtatacgAAAACTATTCGTATACGCGCGGGTATACCATACCGGTACCCATCGTAcatccaaggatagagggtataccttatccgtaaccctgacaatgtTAATTGCCAGCATTATACGGAGTAACCGGATAAAGTTCAGTCTTCAGTTTTAGCAGAACTATGCTGAATGGAGTATTCAATTCTAGCAGTATATTGTATGCTGACAACAAAGTGATTCGATTAGGTTGTTCCTATATCTTCAAGACTGGTGGCCATCTGCTAGGGTCTGCTTGTCTGAGCATTTTCGTGCCGGCTTCAGCTTATTGGTTCTCCTGGTCTCTTGACAGCTGTGGAAGGAACAAAACTCCAGAGTTTTCGACTCGGCCCTCTCCTCGGTCTCCATGCTTATAGAGTCTATCCAATCAGAAGGCTGTATGTGGTCTTCCGCTTGCATTACAGCTTTTGGGGGTTTATTGGGAGTGTAGCTTAGTTCCGCCTCCTACCTCTCATTTGTTTGGAGTAACTTTTGTTTCGCATTAGCCTcttggttttttctttcttccccctcccctgGCATAGGCCTGTCTGGCTGATTGCGCTGTGTAACTAAAactctttttcttttaatatattgacgtgcaatctttTTGCGCGTTCGTAAAAAGGTTCCTATATAGTACTCTATCAGTTCTTCTTTTAATGTTTTGACATGATTTGATCAAGCATTTAAATTTCCGACCATCAACCATTGCTCaaatatttagttttaaaaaataagaaaaaaatatatgtagattTGCCTAAAAATTACTATCGTAATATCATAAACTTAACtattagattttataaatttattttaacatAAAATTGATTTTTCGAAATTGGAAGTATGATCAAATCTTGTCGTGAATATCAAATGGTAATGAGTTAATGACCATAGGGTGTAATTTATTTTCGGATTTGCTACATCTCTGTCGACAGAGAATAGCGGGCTTTATCTTTCTAATTTTGGGCCGTTCATTTGTTTAAGATTCGTGCTATgagatttatatatttttttgtcctGGGCTTCTTTTATGGGCTTCTTTTTGTGGTGTACATGATTTAGACTTTTTGTTTCCTGATATTTTTGACCTTGTGTGGGTCCCACTTGCACCGTTCAAATTTCAGAAGAGGTGCCTGGTTTTTTGGTCCGTTTGTGGGGCCCGCTTTTGTCCTGATTTTTCTCGTTCTTTCCAACACACgcgtagagagagagagagagagagagataggggGTGCGGGAGGTAGAGTGGGAGAGAGATTTAGAGGCGATTTCGCCGCGGTGAGGAGTGCGGCTCGCCGTGGCGGAGATTTCGTCGTGCCGGTGCTGATCTGTGTCGTGTTTGAGTTTGTTTTTCGCCGGTGAGGAGCTCCTGCTCAACGGATTTTTCCACTGTGTCGAGTTATTCGTCGTTGAAGATTCATTTggccagtttttttttgttttttttcatgttcaTCACTGCCTCCTCCTCTATTTTTTCGCCATGCCGGTGCCGATCTGTTCGTTGACATCGTTTTTGTCGGTGAGGAGGGTATGATGTACCACGTTTTCCACTGTGTCGAGCTGGTCATAGacgtaggttttttttttggcgattTGTTCATGTCGTTCTCCATTTTTTCCTTCCAATAGATCTAGCTTGGACATGCACcatttatgtttgatttttttgattttttgtgAATAGGTTGTGTTCTAGattcatttgtttttgtttttttcatgtTCCTCCCCACGTCCTTCTTCATTTATTTCTTCGAATAGATCTAGCTAGGACTTGCACAAATTATGTAACCCCATCTCATTTGCTACTTCCCTAacctatttgtttttttagatctgctttgtttcatgttttcaatgctatttttatttttttttcatgttgttTAATGTTCGATTTGCAGCTgttttctggttttttttttgtcttactTTGTGTATTTGTTATATGAGGCGCAGATCTGCTTAATTCATCGAAGGTTTGCAAATTTTATTGATTCACATGCTTGTTTTCTGTATCACAGATGCATTTGTCATGCTGTCAACTGTCTATGTTTGTGGAATTGCTGAATGTAGATGCATTGTTCTGTTCTAGCTTAGGTTGCTGTGTTTGATATATTTGTTCCATTATACTTGAATTGAAATTTTGTATATTAGTTGTGTTGTAATGTATGATTTATGTTTAATTATGTATTTATCATTTCCTGTTATTAATTGATTGCATcttatttatcaaaattttgattaTGTACTGTGAAATTGATTTCTGTGATGTGTTTATACAGGCACATTTAGTTGTTGAATTGTATTTTAATTTCACTTTGATTTTTCTGTACTTCTGCCATGTATTTTGTACTGGACTTAAAATGAACTGAAATGCTTTTTGTGTAtgatttatttcattttttagtTCTTGTATGTACTTGTGCCATGTATGTTGTACTGGACTCAAAATGAACTAAAGTGCCTTTTTTGTGCAATGTATGTTTGTAATTGTGCCATGTATATATGTTGtactttattatatttttatcagTTATGTGAGGAATCTTTTAGACAAAGAATTACtacttcatttatgcaattgaacatatttattttagtttttacTTTATGTTTATCTTAAGGCTAGTATTTCTAattctattttatatttttttttgtatagatGGGTAATGATAAGGACATTGA
Coding sequences:
- the LOC4334549 gene encoding calmodulin-like protein 2 yields the protein MSQFVATFEYCSLAVSVSSLLIRFVLHPLVRDAIILVMSRAGASSLSCALLGLLAHDDSALFAADDRCAGAVAVVEPPPPLRRECELCARRGGAGLSRHDVAAVVASLGMVAAGEDDDDDDEACGVCEAVAAVEEMAEGKVAGEGELREAFYVFDRDEDGYVSAAELWNVMRRLGIEEGARYGDCVRMIAAYDGDGDGRISFQEFRAMMENAV